Proteins from a genomic interval of Lolium perenne isolate Kyuss_39 chromosome 1, Kyuss_2.0, whole genome shotgun sequence:
- the LOC127327401 gene encoding mitogen-activated protein kinase kinase kinase 17-like, translated as MAPSKQWTRVRTLGRGASGAEVFLAADDASGELFAVKSVHASGAEALKREQVVMAGLRSPRVVSCIKGRAGRHGSYQLFLEFAPGGSLADEVAKSGGGLNEPAVRAYAADVAAGLAYLHGESIVHGDVKARNVVIGADGRAKLADFGCARKTFSSSPIIGGTPAFMAPEVARGEEQGPAADVWALGCTVLQMATGRAPWSGMVGDAFAAMHRIGYTNATPEVPQWLSAEAKDFLAGCLVRQAGDRCTAAQLLEHPFLASATSVDTKLEDVKTKWVSPKSTLDAAFWESESDTEDELPASQSSAERIKALACPSSALPDWDADDGWIDVLCAATTEGSVAVPAEETTGMDDALTSKEATAESAGVLDIFVGSTYISNVGESCDDSVVPTVHQPLQISFRHELVPCKLFCDGSTNAIDQVLAQTPRLALLLCFSAHSTSSSLHCDTFD; from the coding sequence ATGGCTCCGAGCAAGCAATGGACGCGGGTGCGCACGCTCGGCCGCGGCGCGTCGGGCGCGGAGGTCTTCCTGGCGGCGGACGACGCCTCCGGCGAGCTCTTCGCGGTCAAGTCCGTGCACGCGTCCGGCGCCGAGGCTCTGAAGAGGGAACAGGTGGTGATGGCCGGCCTCCGCTCCCCGCGCGTCGTCTCCTGCATCAAAGGCCGCGCCGGCCGCCACGGGTCCTATCAGCTCTTCCTCGAGTTCGCCCCCGGCGGCTCGCTCGCCGACGAGGTGGCAAAGAGCGGCGGCGGCCTCAATGAACCCGCCGTCCGGGCGTACGCCGCGGACGTGGCGGCCGGGCTCGCGTACCTCCACGGGGAGTCTATCGTGCACGGCGACGTCAAGGCCAGGAACGTCGTGATCGGCGCCGACGGCCGTGCCAAGCTCGCGGACTTCGGGTGCGCGAGAAAGACGTTCTCCAGCAGCCCGATCATCGGCGGCACGCCAGCGTTCATGGCGCCGGAGGTGGCGCGCGGGGAGGAGCAAGGTCCGGCGGCCGACGTGTGGGCGCTCGGCTGCACGGTCCTCCAGATGGCCACCGGCCGCGCGCCCTGGAGCGGCATGGTCGGCGACGCGTTCGCGGCGATGCACCGGATTGGATACACGAATGCCACGCCCGAGGTGCCCCAATGGCTGTCTGCCGAAGCCAAGGATTTCTTGGCCGGGTGCCTGGTCAGGCAGGCCGGTGACAGGTGCACGGCAGCGCAGCTGCTGGAGCACCCGTTCCTGGCCTCCGCCACCAGCGTCGACACGAAGCTTGAAGATGTGAAGACCAAGTGGGTGTCGCCAAAGAGCACGCTCGACGCGGCGTTCTGGGAGTCGGAGTCCGACACCGAGGACGAGCTGCCAGCGTCGCAAAGCTCGGCGGAGAGGATCAAGGCATTGGCCTGCCCCTCCTCGGCGCTCCCGGACTGGGACGCCGACGACGGCTGGATCGACGTGCTCTGTGCAGCAACAACCGAAGGGTCAGTTGCAGTGCCGGCCGAGGAGACGACTGGCATGGACGACGCATTGACAAGCAAAGAAGCAACAGCAGAGTCCGCCGGAGTTCTCGACATTTTCGTTGGCAGCACCTATATCAGCAATGTAGGAGAATCGTGTGATGATTCAGTCGTGCCAACTGTGCATCAGCCTTTACAAATTTCATTTCGGCATGAATTGGTTCCATGTAAACTATTTTGCGACGGAAGCACTAATGCAATTGATCAAGTTCTTGCACAAACGCCCCGCTTGGCACTGCTGCTCTGTTTCTCTGCTCATAGTACTTCATCTTCACTCCATTGCGACACGTTCGATTAG